CGGGCGGTTCATGCTCCAGGACCTGCTGGGCGTCTTCTTCAAGCCGCTGCAGCGCACGGCGTCCTGGGCCGGCAACCTGATCGCCACCGGCCTGTGCGTCGCCGCCTGGGGCTACATCCTCTACCAGGGCGTGATCGATCCGCTGGGCGGCATCAACACCTTCTGGCCGCTGTTCGGCATCTCCAACCAGATGCTGGCGGGGATCGCGCTGATCCTGGCGACGGTGGTGCTGTTCCGGATGAAGCGCGAACGCTACGCCTGGGTGACCATGGTGCCGGCGGCGTGGCTGCTGATCTGCACCCTGACCGCGGGCGTGCAGAAGGTCTTCCACAGCAACCCGGCGATCGGCTTCCTCGCCCACGCGGAGCGCTTCAGCACCGCCGCCAACGAGGGCCGGCTGCTCGCCCCGGCGACCTCGATGGAGCAGATGCGGCAGGTGATCTTCAACGATTACCTGGACGCGGCGCTGGCGTCGCTGTTCGTCCTGGTGGTGCTGGCGGTGCTGGTCTTCGGCATCCTGTCCTGCCTGAAGGCGCTGCGCAGCGACCGCCCGACCACGCGGGAAATCCCGACCGGCGGCGCCACCGCCCGCGCCGGGGATTGATCGCCGGAAAGTGATTGCCGCACACCGCTCCCTCATCCCGGCAGGGGTGAGGGAGCGGCCTATTGGAAAAGGACGACGGATGAGCGGCTTGAAAAGCAACCTCAGCCGGTTCCGCGGTTACTTCGAGCAGACGGCCAAGCTCATGATCGGGGTGCCGGATTACGACACCTATCTGGAGCATATGCGGACCCGGCATCCCGACCAGCCCGCGATGACCTACACCGAGTTCCTCGACAACCGTCTGCAGGCCCGTTACGGGGCCGGCAAGGCCGGCTGTTGCTGATAGGGGGCGTTGTCCCCTCTCCCCTCCGGGGAGAGGGTTAGGGTGAGGGGGGTGCGCGTGGCGGTACGTCCGGCAAAAGCGCAACCCCCTCACCGGCCCTCCGGGCCACCCTCTCCCCGGAGGGGAGAGGGTTATAAGCGCTAATTCGCCCCCACGGGTTCGAAGCGCAGGATGTCCGGGGTCCGCATGTCGGCGGGGATCGGGGCGTCCTTGGCGGCGCCGCGCATGGCGGTGGGCGGACGCGGCAGGCCGCTGCGGTCGCTGTAGTCGGGTGGCGGAGTCCAGGCCGCCGCTTCCTCCCGGTGCAGCATCGCCGTGCACAGCACGTCGAGCGCCGTCACCGCGGCGACCGTGCCCAGCGCCGTGGCGACGTTCTCCCGGCGCGGGTTGCCGTCGTGATGCGCCGTCGCCAGCGTGGCGATGTCCAGCGCGTCCCCGGCGATCCGCCCCCACATCCAGGGGCGGGCGTCGCCCATCGCCAGCAGGCCGACTCCGGTCGCCACCTCGCGCGCGCCGTAGGTCCGGATCAGGCCGGCCTGCTCCTCCATCCCCATCCAGCGGGCGAGGCGGCGGGCGGCCACCAGTTCGGCGACGCCCAGCCCGATGCTGAACCAGCCCAGGCCGCGGGCCATCCGGTCCGCGGACGAATTCCTGCGGTAATACGCCATGGTGCGCCTCCCTGTTACGGCTTGAGCACGACCTTGATGCAGCCGTCCCGCTTGTCGCGGAAGGTCTCGTACATGCCCGGCCCCTCGGCCAGACCCACGGTGTGGGTGATGACGAAGGACGGGTCGATCTGGCCCTCCTGGATGCGGCGCAGCAGGTCGTCGGTCCAGCGGTTGACGTGGGTCTGGCCCATGCGCCAGGTCAGGCCCTTGTTCATCGACATGCCGAAGGGGACCTTGTCGATCAGCCCGCCATAGACGCCGGGGATCGACAGCGTGCCCGCCGGGCGGCAGACATACATCATCTCGCGCAGCACATGCGCGCGGTCGGATTCCAGCATCAGCGCCTGCTTGGCGCGGTCGTAGATGGAATCGAGCGTGGCGGTGGCGTGCGCCTCCATGCCGACGGCGTCGATGCACTTCTCCGGACCCTTGCCGCCGGTCAGCTCGTTCAGCCGCTCGACGACGCTTTCC
This genomic stretch from Azospirillum sp. TSH58 harbors:
- a CDS encoding cyclase dehydrase — protein: MAYYRRNSSADRMARGLGWFSIGLGVAELVAARRLARWMGMEEQAGLIRTYGAREVATGVGLLAMGDARPWMWGRIAGDALDIATLATAHHDGNPRRENVATALGTVAAVTALDVLCTAMLHREEAAAWTPPPDYSDRSGLPRPPTAMRGAAKDAPIPADMRTPDILRFEPVGAN
- a CDS encoding YbdD/YjiX family protein, which produces MSGLKSNLSRFRGYFEQTAKLMIGVPDYDTYLEHMRTRHPDQPAMTYTEFLDNRLQARYGAGKAGCC